In the Leptotrichia sp. oral taxon 212 genome, one interval contains:
- a CDS encoding energy-coupling factor ABC transporter permease, with protein MKKKTLLFLVLTGMLLIGVNTYSMHIMEGFLPLNWVMVWFAVCIPFWIIGIKKLQTVSKGSVQDKMTLALAGAFIFVLSALKIPSVTGSSSHPTGVGLSAILYGPFVTSILGTIVLIFQAGLLAHGGFTTLGANAFSMAIAGPVVSYLIYKALAKKNRTVAIFLAAAIGDLATYVVTSFQLAFAYPSPEGGIIVSFIKFGIVFAVTQIPLAVIEGLLTNVVMNILEKYNVKGVEA; from the coding sequence ATGAAAAAGAAAACATTACTATTTTTAGTTTTAACAGGAATGCTGTTAATAGGCGTAAATACTTATTCAATGCATATTATGGAAGGTTTTTTACCTTTAAACTGGGTTATGGTATGGTTTGCTGTGTGTATTCCATTCTGGATTATAGGAATAAAAAAACTTCAGACTGTTTCTAAAGGAAGCGTACAGGATAAAATGACACTTGCATTGGCAGGGGCATTCATATTTGTACTGTCAGCATTAAAAATCCCGTCAGTTACAGGAAGTTCGTCTCATCCAACAGGAGTAGGACTTTCAGCTATACTATATGGACCTTTTGTAACTTCCATTCTTGGAACTATTGTATTAATATTTCAGGCAGGACTGCTTGCTCATGGAGGATTTACAACTCTTGGAGCAAATGCATTTTCAATGGCAATAGCAGGTCCTGTTGTATCATATCTGATTTATAAGGCACTTGCTAAAAAGAACAGAACAGTTGCAATATTCCTTGCTGCGGCAATAGGAGATCTTGCCACATATGTAGTTACATCTTTTCAGCTGGCATTTGCATATCCGTCACCTGAAGGCGGAATAATTGTCTCATTCATTAAATTTGGAATAGTGTTTGCGGTAACTCAGATTCCTCTTGCTGTAATTGAAGGACTTCTCACAAATGTAGTGATGAACATACTTGAAAAATATAACGTAAAAGGGGTGGAAGCATAA
- a CDS encoding energy-coupling factor ABC transporter substrate-binding protein: MSENKNGSVFKKNFILIIIIFLIGVAPLLFIKSEFGGSDGEGEEVIKTIKPDYEPWANSLIELPGSETESLLFALQAAIGAGVIGYVLGYFKGERKNADR; this comes from the coding sequence ATGTCGGAAAATAAAAACGGAAGTGTATTTAAAAAGAATTTTATTTTAATAATTATAATATTTTTAATAGGTGTTGCTCCTTTGCTTTTTATAAAATCTGAATTCGGTGGATCTGACGGTGAAGGGGAAGAAGTGATAAAAACAATAAAACCTGATTATGAGCCATGGGCCAACAGCTTAATAGAACTGCCTGGAAGTGAAACTGAAAGTCTGCTGTTTGCATTGCAGGCGGCAATAGGTGCAGGAGTTATAGGATATGTGTTAGGTTATTTCAAAGGTGAAAGAAAAAATGCTGATAGATAA
- a CDS encoding CbiQ family ECF transporter T component yields the protein MLIDKISYTNPLKDINPGIKFILSITTLIFLLYTGSKMVFIFNLVLFNLLLLFAVKVKIGDLLKLNFIPALFILTTVVSLLLIKADIWTFLLRSFSSIAVVYFLICSTPVIDLDYIFEKLRFPKIFREIFLLIYRYIFLLFDNKEKLQNAQEVRLGYSNFKNGMKSFPMLVVAILKKTYYYNMNSIKAVESRMGKEFIFSRRKYKKIGFEVILVIIIFAINLYLVVKYNA from the coding sequence ATGCTGATAGATAAAATATCCTACACAAATCCGTTAAAAGATATAAATCCCGGAATAAAATTTATATTATCAATAACAACATTAATATTTTTACTCTATACTGGAAGTAAGATGGTATTTATTTTTAATTTAGTACTGTTTAATCTACTTCTTCTGTTTGCTGTGAAGGTGAAAATAGGTGATTTGTTAAAGCTGAATTTTATTCCGGCTTTATTTATTTTAACAACTGTAGTTTCACTGCTGCTGATAAAGGCAGACATATGGACGTTTCTGTTACGTTCATTTTCTTCAATAGCAGTAGTGTATTTTCTAATCTGTTCTACACCTGTCATAGATTTAGATTATATATTTGAAAAACTGAGATTCCCAAAAATATTCAGGGAAATATTTTTATTGATTTACAGATATATATTTCTATTATTTGACAATAAGGAAAAACTACAGAATGCACAAGAAGTAAGGCTTGGATACAGCAATTTTAAAAATGGCATGAAGTCATTTCCAATGCTTGTAGTTGCCATATTGAAAAAAACATATTACTATAACATGAATTCTATAAAGGCTGTAGAATCAAGAATGGGAAAGGAATTTATCTTTTCCCGCCGGAAATATAAAAAAATTGGGTTTGAAGTAATTTTAGTAATAATAATATTTGCAATAAACTTATATCTGGTGGTAAAATATAATGCTTAG